The following are from one region of the Salicibibacter kimchii genome:
- a CDS encoding DUF1806 family protein, with translation MKNIQTDVVQPLLDVFNGQEVYVHFELTNGAYAAYRNGKFHAAGGYVRNARLNVLHGKIKGEDPYRVGLKTEDGWIFAEGLSMFEHKENESLYLYGFDEQGKLSVALQLSTIPFEGGVLSE, from the coding sequence TTGAAAAATATTCAAACAGACGTTGTCCAGCCATTATTGGATGTTTTTAACGGGCAAGAGGTTTATGTACATTTTGAGTTGACGAACGGAGCTTATGCTGCCTATCGGAACGGGAAGTTTCATGCTGCCGGCGGGTATGTGCGAAACGCACGCCTCAACGTGCTGCACGGCAAAATAAAAGGCGAAGACCCGTATCGGGTCGGACTAAAAACCGAAGATGGTTGGATCTTTGCCGAAGGGCTTTCCATGTTTGAACATAAAGAAAATGAATCGTTGTATTTATACGGTTTTGATGAGCAGGGCAAATTGTCTGTTGCCCTGCAACTTAGTACCATACCATTTGAAGGAGGAGTTTTAAGTGAATAA
- the bshB2 gene encoding bacillithiol biosynthesis deacetylase BshB2: protein MNKERHILLLFPHPDDETFSAAGTIMMHKREHGTKVTVASLTSGEMGRNLGNPPVANRETLPLIRKKELENACEIMGVDELRHLGYRDKTLEFEDLQTVATHLQEIILDVAPSLVITFYPGLSIHPDHDATGAAVIEAMRKIPESKRPTLHTKAITANAADVIGEADIVYDIGDLMDRKLQAIDAHKSQMQEVSAIAKQKIAEGDEDTEAWIRYEEFWTYEC from the coding sequence GTGAATAAGGAACGGCACATTTTATTGCTTTTTCCACATCCCGATGATGAAACATTTTCAGCCGCGGGGACCATTATGATGCATAAAAGGGAGCACGGCACAAAAGTGACCGTCGCATCATTAACCTCCGGGGAAATGGGGAGAAACTTGGGAAATCCGCCGGTTGCAAATAGGGAAACACTGCCGCTCATTCGTAAAAAAGAGCTGGAAAATGCCTGCGAGATCATGGGTGTAGATGAACTTCGCCATCTTGGCTATCGGGATAAAACGTTGGAATTTGAAGATCTGCAGACAGTCGCCACACACTTGCAAGAAATAATCCTAGATGTCGCCCCCTCCCTCGTCATTACCTTTTATCCGGGACTAAGTATCCATCCGGACCATGACGCCACCGGTGCTGCCGTCATTGAAGCGATGAGGAAAATTCCGGAAAGCAAACGTCCGACATTGCACACGAAAGCTATTACCGCTAACGCCGCAGACGTAATCGGTGAAGCCGACATCGTTTATGACATCGGCGATTTGATGGATCGGAAGTTACAGGCCATTGATGCCCACAAAAGCCAAATGCAAGAGGTATCGGCGATCGCTAAACAGAAAATTGCCGAAGGCGATGAGGATACAGAAGCATGGATTCGCTACGAGGAATTTTGGACATATGAATGTTAA